Proteins encoded together in one Deinococcus aestuarii window:
- the surE gene encoding 5'/3'-nucleotidase SurE, with amino-acid sequence MTGPRPPERPRILVANDDGIFSPGIKALALALADLGDVVVVAPDVEQSAVGHGITIRRPLRFKHTASAGFGALPAYRVDGTPADCVVLGAWLLGRPDLVVSGINLGPNLGDDLTHSGTVAAAFEGLGLGIPSIAFSQQGGEGGEYTFTAGAAYAARLAREVLARGLPPRVLLNVNFPGRMPRGVRVTRVGDHRWEDAIVTRQDPEGREYHWVAGTSRAADAHDDQTDYGAVQAGLISVTPVRLDLTARDLLEEVGGYLPDV; translated from the coding sequence ATGACTGGCCCCCGCCCCCCCGAACGGCCCCGCATTCTCGTCGCCAACGACGACGGCATCTTCTCGCCGGGTATCAAGGCGCTGGCCCTCGCGCTCGCCGACCTCGGCGACGTGGTGGTGGTGGCGCCCGACGTGGAGCAGTCGGCGGTCGGGCACGGCATCACCATCCGGCGCCCGCTGCGCTTCAAACACACGGCCTCAGCGGGTTTCGGCGCCCTGCCCGCCTACCGGGTGGACGGCACGCCCGCCGACTGCGTGGTGCTCGGCGCGTGGCTGCTGGGCAGGCCCGACCTCGTGGTGAGCGGCATCAACCTCGGGCCCAACCTCGGCGACGACCTGACCCACTCGGGCACGGTCGCGGCGGCCTTCGAGGGGCTGGGGCTGGGCATTCCCTCTATCGCCTTCAGCCAGCAGGGAGGCGAGGGCGGCGAGTACACCTTCACGGCGGGGGCCGCCTACGCGGCGCGGCTGGCGCGGGAGGTCCTGGCGCGGGGCCTTCCGCCGCGCGTGCTCCTCAACGTGAATTTCCCGGGCCGGATGCCGCGTGGCGTGCGGGTGACCCGGGTGGGCGACCACCGCTGGGAGGACGCCATCGTGACCCGCCAGGACCCCGAGGGCCGCGAGTACCACTGGGTCGCGGGCACCAGCCGCGCCGCCGACGCCCACGACGACCAGACCGATTACGGCGCCGTGCAGGCCGGACTGATCAGCGTGACCCCCGTCCGGCTCGACCTCACCGCCCGCGACCTGCTGGAGGAGGTCGGGGGGTATCTGCCGGACGTGTGA
- a CDS encoding class I SAM-dependent methyltransferase: MDEIAPYYAQDREHDRLTRGSNRLEFERTRELLARFLPPPPATVLDVGGGTGPYARPLLEEGYTVHLLDAMAGHIERARADPALAGLASATVGDARALPFPDGSADAVLLFGPLYHLTGEGDRRLALTEARRCLRPGGVVLAAAIARTASTVDGLLAGMDADERFRAMRDATLEGGVHQPPASAPGWFTTAYCHRPEELRREVEEAGFWNVDLYAVEGLGNVVPDFDARWVDPERRGRLLDVIRRTERDPALFGVSAHLLALGHSPLPNPA, translated from the coding sequence ATGGACGAGATCGCGCCGTATTACGCGCAGGACCGGGAACACGACCGCCTGACGCGCGGGAGCAACCGGCTGGAGTTCGAGCGGACGCGGGAACTCCTCGCGCGCTTCCTGCCGCCCCCGCCCGCCACCGTGCTCGACGTGGGCGGGGGCACCGGACCCTACGCCCGCCCGCTGCTGGAGGAGGGGTACACCGTCCACCTGCTCGACGCGATGGCCGGGCACATCGAACGGGCTCGGGCCGATCCCGCGCTGGCCGGGCTCGCCTCCGCCACGGTCGGGGACGCGCGGGCGCTGCCCTTCCCGGACGGGAGCGCCGACGCCGTGCTCCTGTTCGGGCCGCTCTATCACCTGACGGGGGAGGGGGACCGGAGGTTGGCACTGACCGAGGCGAGGCGCTGTCTACGTCCGGGCGGGGTGGTGCTCGCGGCGGCCATCGCCCGCACGGCGAGCACGGTGGACGGGCTTCTCGCGGGGATGGACGCGGACGAACGCTTCCGGGCGATGAGAGACGCGACGCTGGAGGGTGGAGTCCATCAGCCGCCAGCCTCTGCCCCCGGCTGGTTCACCACCGCCTACTGCCACCGCCCCGAGGAACTGCGGCGGGAGGTGGAGGAGGCCGGGTTTTGGAACGTGGACCTCTACGCGGTGGAGGGGCTGGGCAACGTCGTGCCGGATTTCGACGCGCGGTGGGTAGACCCGGAACGACGCGGGCGACTGCTCGACGTGATCCGCCGAACGGAGCGGGACCCCGCCCTTTTCGGGGTCAGCGCCCATCTCCTCGCCCTGGGTCACTCCCCTTTGCCGAACCCCGCGTAA
- a CDS encoding M23 family metallopeptidase encodes MNFVLIRRSSSRGAASRAHVRRSLATLTLLLAGLASAATTYRVRPGDNLTLIARRAGVSVAALKAANPSLRNANNVQAGKTLTLPGRTGAGSTHRVSSGENLTVIARQYGLTLAQLLRANPGLDAGRALWTGASVRIPGRTAAAGAPAPRPGNRTPGATVRTASIRVTPVVPGPATRNGWLWPVAGYKAVTSDFGPRVLGGEREMHYGVDILAPQGTPVLAARAGRVIESRADFERGWGWTVVLEHPDGWITRYAHLSSTIARTGERVAAGQPVGRVGNTGRSTGTHLHFGTYLRWDPKDPLALYE; translated from the coding sequence GTGAACTTCGTTCTCATCCGGCGCTCCTCCAGCCGTGGGGCGGCCTCTCGTGCCCACGTCCGGCGGAGTCTCGCCACCCTGACCCTGCTGCTGGCGGGTCTGGCGAGCGCCGCCACGACCTACCGGGTCCGGCCCGGCGACAACCTGACCTTGATCGCGCGGCGGGCTGGCGTCAGTGTGGCCGCCCTGAAGGCCGCGAACCCCAGCCTGAGGAACGCGAACAACGTGCAGGCGGGCAAGACCCTGACCCTTCCTGGCCGCACCGGGGCGGGGAGCACCCACCGGGTCAGCAGCGGCGAGAACCTGACCGTCATCGCCCGACAGTACGGCCTGACCCTCGCGCAACTGCTGCGCGCCAACCCGGGGCTGGACGCCGGGCGGGCGCTGTGGACCGGGGCGAGCGTGCGCATCCCCGGGCGGACGGCGGCGGCGGGTGCCCCGGCCCCCCGACCCGGCAACCGCACGCCCGGCGCGACGGTGCGCACGGCGTCCATCCGCGTGACCCCGGTCGTGCCGGGCCCGGCCACCCGAAACGGGTGGCTGTGGCCGGTGGCGGGGTACAAGGCGGTCACGAGCGACTTCGGGCCGCGGGTGCTGGGCGGCGAGCGCGAGATGCACTACGGGGTGGACATCCTCGCGCCGCAGGGCACGCCCGTCCTCGCCGCGCGGGCGGGCCGGGTGATCGAGTCGCGGGCCGACTTCGAGCGCGGCTGGGGCTGGACGGTCGTGCTGGAGCACCCGGACGGCTGGATTACCCGCTACGCGCACCTGAGTTCGACCATCGCCCGCACCGGGGAGCGGGTCGCCGCCGGTCAGCCGGTCGGGCGCGTGGGCAACACCGGGCGCTCCACGGGGACCCACCTCCATTTCGGCACCTACCTGCGCTGGGACCCCAAAGACCCCCTCGCCCTCTACGAGTGA
- a CDS encoding ankyrin repeat domain-containing protein: MQDHPEKNPSPVSALDPETLSFLQDVLDLARRGDAGRLAPLLDHGLPPNLCNQRGDSLLMLASYHGHQNAARVLLEHGADPELRNDQGQTPLLGAAFKGDVAVADLLLAHGADVESAGPDGKTALMLAAMFNRTDVVELLLARGADLHARDARGMTALDAARVMGAPDTAAQLEGRPGAAVNP; this comes from the coding sequence ATGCAGGACCATCCCGAGAAGAACCCCTCGCCCGTGTCGGCGCTCGATCCCGAGACGCTCTCCTTCCTTCAGGACGTGCTCGACCTCGCGCGCCGGGGAGACGCCGGGAGACTCGCCCCCCTGCTCGACCACGGGCTGCCGCCCAACCTGTGCAATCAGCGGGGCGACAGCCTGCTGATGCTCGCCAGCTACCACGGCCACCAGAACGCCGCCCGCGTGCTGCTGGAGCACGGCGCCGACCCCGAGCTGCGCAACGACCAGGGGCAGACGCCGCTGCTAGGCGCGGCCTTCAAGGGGGACGTGGCGGTGGCCGACCTCCTCCTCGCGCACGGCGCCGACGTGGAGAGCGCGGGCCCGGACGGCAAGACGGCCCTGATGCTGGCCGCCATGTTCAACCGCACGGACGTGGTGGAACTCCTCCTGGCGCGCGGCGCGGACCTCCACGCGCGGGACGCCCGGGGGATGACCGCGCTCGACGCGGCCCGGGTGATGGGCGCCCCCGACACGGCGGCCCAGTTGGAAGGGCGACCGGGAGCGGCGGTGAACCCCTGA
- a CDS encoding deoxyribodipyrimidine photo-lyase, which translates to MIQPERVQMLRPGEPGRDGFVLLWVQSSVRTRDNHALEYAAGEARRLGQPLAAVFGLNPDYPEANARHFQYLLEGLRDLRGGLAERGIPLSIRIGHTPDEVLKAAQGASLVVTDRGYLRPGRQWRRSLAERLSVPFVQVESDAVVPIRTVSDKQEFAARTLRPKLHRHLEHFLVPVDVQDGVQGHPDWDPGLDVGDPALTVRALGVDNSVPPGEEGGGEVKALARLDHFVSRLLPRYDSGRRDPNVDGGSRLSAYLHYGHLSPLTAALAAREHSDGGPGLDAFFEEMIVRRELSFNYCEFNPAYDRYEGLPAWTRQTLEEHAADPRPHLYTREQLDAAQTHDRYWNAAHTEMVRTGRMHNAMRMYWGKKILEWTATPQEAYDTTLWLNNRYELDGRDANSYVSVGWVFGLHDRPWARRPIFGTVRYLAESGLNRKFDAEAYARRWT; encoded by the coding sequence ATGATCCAGCCGGAACGGGTGCAGATGCTGAGGCCGGGCGAGCCGGGGCGGGACGGCTTCGTCCTGCTGTGGGTGCAGTCCAGCGTGCGGACGCGGGACAACCACGCCCTCGAATACGCGGCGGGGGAGGCAAGAAGGCTAGGCCAGCCCCTCGCCGCCGTCTTCGGTCTGAACCCGGATTATCCGGAGGCGAACGCCCGGCACTTCCAATACCTGCTGGAGGGGCTGCGCGATTTAAGGGGAGGGCTTGCCGAACGCGGCATTCCCCTCTCCATCCGCATCGGCCACACGCCCGACGAGGTGTTGAAAGCCGCTCAGGGTGCCAGTCTCGTCGTCACCGACCGGGGGTACCTGCGCCCTGGCCGCCAGTGGCGCCGGAGCCTCGCCGAGCGGCTGAGCGTGCCCTTCGTGCAGGTCGAGTCCGACGCGGTGGTGCCCATCCGCACGGTGTCGGACAAGCAGGAGTTCGCCGCACGGACCCTCCGGCCCAAGCTTCACCGCCACCTCGAACACTTCCTCGTGCCCGTGGACGTGCAAGACGGCGTGCAGGGGCACCCCGACTGGGACCCCGGCCTCGATGTGGGCGACCCCGCCCTGACTGTCCGTGCCCTCGGCGTGGACAACAGCGTCCCCCCCGGCGAGGAGGGGGGCGGCGAGGTGAAGGCCCTCGCGCGGCTGGACCACTTCGTCTCCCGCCTGTTGCCCCGCTACGACTCCGGGCGGCGCGACCCCAACGTGGACGGGGGCAGCCGCCTGAGCGCGTACCTTCATTACGGTCACCTCTCGCCCCTGACGGCGGCCCTCGCGGCGCGCGAGCACTCGGACGGCGGGCCCGGCCTGGACGCCTTTTTCGAGGAGATGATCGTCCGGCGCGAACTCAGCTTCAACTACTGCGAGTTCAACCCCGCCTACGACCGCTATGAGGGTCTGCCAGCCTGGACCCGGCAGACGCTGGAGGAGCACGCCGCCGATCCCCGCCCCCACCTCTACACCCGGGAGCAACTCGACGCCGCGCAGACCCACGACCGCTACTGGAACGCCGCCCACACCGAGATGGTCCGCACGGGCCGGATGCACAACGCCATGCGGATGTACTGGGGCAAGAAGATTCTGGAGTGGACCGCCACGCCGCAGGAGGCCTACGACACGACCCTGTGGCTGAACAACCGCTACGAACTCGACGGCCGCGACGCCAACTCTTACGTCAGCGTGGGCTGGGTCTTCGGCCTGCACGACCGCCCGTGGGCGCGGCGCCCCATCTTCGGCACCGTGCGTTACCTCGCCGAGAGCGGCCTGAACCGCAAGTTCGACGCGGAGGCCTACGCGCGCCGCTGGACCTGA
- the truA gene encoding tRNA pseudouridine(38-40) synthase TruA: MSERPAFSPPPGFARLRLTLAWDGAAFAGWQAQRNAPSVQETLHAACARVGGEGAARPVAAGRTDAGVHAGAMPAHLDVPDGFRIPPGRLARALNAHLPPSVAVLEAAPAPGGFHARFSCTERRYTYRLLASPQRHPLWAGRALHVPGPLDVDAMNRAACALMGTHDFAAFATREDRQTVREVRALSVRPGPPVVGGRVWEVEVAGESFLRHMVRGLVGTLLLVGQGKLGPEEVAGILAGRRRADAGANVPAHGLTFTGASYAGFGKGE; encoded by the coding sequence ATGAGCGAGCGCCCCGCCTTCTCCCCCCCGCCGGGCTTCGCGCGCCTGCGGCTGACCCTGGCCTGGGACGGGGCGGCCTTCGCGGGGTGGCAGGCCCAACGCAACGCCCCCAGCGTGCAGGAGACGCTGCACGCCGCCTGCGCGCGGGTGGGAGGAGAGGGCGCGGCCCGCCCCGTCGCCGCCGGACGCACCGACGCCGGGGTCCACGCGGGGGCGATGCCCGCCCACCTCGACGTGCCGGACGGGTTCCGCATCCCCCCGGGGCGGCTGGCCCGCGCCCTGAACGCACACCTGCCGCCCTCCGTGGCCGTGCTGGAGGCCGCTCCCGCTCCCGGGGGCTTCCACGCCCGCTTCTCCTGCACCGAGCGGCGCTACACCTACCGGCTGCTCGCCTCGCCGCAGCGTCACCCCCTCTGGGCGGGGCGGGCGCTGCACGTTCCCGGCCCCCTCGATGTGGACGCGATGAACCGCGCCGCCTGCGCCTTAATGGGCACCCACGACTTCGCCGCCTTCGCCACCCGGGAAGACCGCCAGACCGTGCGGGAGGTGCGCGCCCTGAGCGTCCGGCCCGGTCCTCCCGTCGTCGGCGGGCGGGTGTGGGAGGTCGAGGTCGCGGGCGAGAGCTTCCTGCGCCACATGGTGCGCGGACTGGTGGGCACCCTGCTCCTCGTGGGACAGGGCAAACTCGGGCCGGAGGAGGTCGCGGGCATCCTGGCGGGCCGCCGCCGCGCGGACGCCGGGGCGAACGTGCCCGCACATGGATTGACCTTCACGGGGGCGAGTTACGCGGGGTTCGGCAAAGGGGAGTGA
- the glmS gene encoding glutamine--fructose-6-phosphate transaminase (isomerizing) produces the protein MCGIVGYIGTRQAQDVLISGLAKLEYRGYDSAGVAVADGGQIEVKKKAGKLANLSGELSHHPLPGTLGIGHTRWATHGLPNDTNAHPHATEDGRIVIIHNGIIENYLGLKEGLMSRGHTFKSETDSEVLAHLIEEAYTGDLYEAVRTALSQVRGAYGIVVTHVDHREIVAARTVSPLVMGVGEGEMFLASDVPALLPYTRNMVFLHDGDMVVLHDDGFRVTDLQGNPVERSIDHIEWDAEAAEKGGFDTYMLKEIYEQPTALTNTLIGRLHDDTGEVNLDIGLDPQSFKRISIIACGTAYYAGLVGEYLIEQLARIPVEVDVASEYRYRNPLVSEQTLAIVVSQSGETIDTLEALREAKKGGARTLGVINAKGSSMTRELDDTLYIHAGPEIGVASTKAYTAQVSAMLMLALWLARARGTLTEERAQELLGAARELPRLVEEALSPERVEKIKAVAEKYAGARDYLFLGRGVNAPTALEGALKLKEISYIHAEGYAAGEMKHGPIALIDEHLPVVVIATESPLLEKTISNVQEVRARSGKVIALLSDGDTENARHADDVLYVPRAHEAVSPVVNVVALQLLSYFTATALGKDVDKPRNLAKSVTVE, from the coding sequence ATGTGCGGAATCGTCGGCTATATCGGCACCCGGCAGGCGCAGGACGTTCTGATCTCAGGCCTTGCCAAGCTCGAATACCGGGGCTACGACAGCGCGGGCGTGGCGGTCGCGGACGGAGGCCAGATCGAAGTCAAGAAAAAGGCCGGGAAGCTCGCCAACCTCAGCGGTGAACTCAGCCATCATCCCCTGCCCGGCACCCTGGGCATCGGCCACACGCGCTGGGCCACCCACGGGCTCCCCAACGACACGAACGCCCACCCCCACGCCACCGAGGACGGCCGGATCGTCATCATCCACAACGGCATCATCGAGAACTACCTCGGGCTCAAGGAGGGGCTGATGAGCCGGGGCCACACCTTCAAGAGTGAAACCGACTCGGAGGTGCTCGCCCACCTGATCGAGGAGGCGTACACGGGCGACCTGTACGAGGCGGTGAGAACGGCCCTCTCGCAGGTGCGCGGCGCCTACGGCATCGTCGTGACGCATGTGGACCACCGGGAGATCGTGGCGGCCCGGACGGTGAGTCCGCTCGTCATGGGCGTCGGCGAGGGCGAGATGTTCCTCGCCTCCGACGTGCCCGCCCTGCTGCCGTACACGCGCAACATGGTCTTCCTGCACGACGGCGACATGGTGGTGCTGCACGACGACGGCTTCCGGGTGACGGACCTGCAAGGCAACCCGGTCGAGCGCTCCATCGACCACATCGAGTGGGACGCCGAGGCGGCGGAGAAGGGCGGCTTCGACACCTACATGCTCAAGGAGATCTACGAGCAGCCCACCGCCCTGACGAACACCCTGATCGGCCGCCTCCACGACGACACCGGCGAGGTGAACCTCGACATCGGGCTCGATCCCCAGAGCTTCAAACGCATCTCGATCATCGCCTGCGGCACGGCCTACTACGCGGGGCTGGTCGGTGAGTACCTGATCGAGCAGCTCGCCCGCATCCCGGTTGAGGTGGACGTGGCCTCCGAGTACCGCTACCGCAATCCTCTGGTCAGCGAGCAGACCCTCGCCATCGTGGTGAGCCAGTCGGGCGAGACCATCGACACGCTCGAAGCCCTGCGCGAGGCGAAAAAGGGCGGGGCGAGGACCCTCGGGGTGATCAACGCCAAGGGAAGCTCCATGACCCGTGAACTCGACGACACGCTCTACATCCACGCCGGGCCGGAGATCGGCGTGGCGAGTACCAAGGCGTACACGGCGCAGGTCAGCGCGATGCTGATGCTCGCCCTGTGGCTCGCCCGGGCGCGTGGGACGCTCACCGAGGAGCGGGCGCAGGAACTCCTGGGCGCCGCCCGCGAGCTGCCCCGCCTGGTGGAAGAAGCCCTGAGCCCCGAGCGGGTCGAGAAGATCAAGGCCGTGGCCGAGAAGTACGCGGGCGCGCGCGACTACCTCTTCCTGGGCCGCGGGGTGAACGCGCCGACCGCCCTGGAGGGAGCGCTGAAGCTCAAGGAGATCAGCTACATCCACGCGGAAGGGTACGCGGCGGGCGAGATGAAGCACGGCCCCATCGCCTTGATCGACGAGCACCTCCCCGTGGTCGTGATCGCCACCGAGAGCCCGCTGCTGGAAAAGACCATCTCCAACGTGCAGGAGGTGCGCGCCCGCTCCGGCAAGGTCATCGCGCTGCTCAGCGACGGCGACACGGAAAACGCCCGCCACGCCGACGACGTGCTGTACGTTCCCCGCGCCCACGAGGCGGTGAGCCCGGTGGTCAACGTGGTGGCGCTGCAACTGCTGAGCTACTTCACCGCGACGGCGCTCGGCAAGGACGTGGACAAGCCGCGCAACCTGGCAAAAAGCGTGACCGTGGAATAA
- a CDS encoding class I SAM-dependent methyltransferase, giving the protein MTDVPHSREWSARVARELGGDRHPWNHLLDGPDPEQTFDALLEERLGPGVRVLEAGCGHGPDAARFGEGVARWVAYDREPAPLDLARANAPGAEFHLWDGRGEVPGALAGPFDRIVSRRGPTGIIRHLPAVAAPGARFLYVGPTLDVPGVPERLAAVGWVVHGEWRVSVRAWAPTREDWATRGAWMGEEARRGDWGARATARDLAYREERSVVLAGAE; this is encoded by the coding sequence ATGACCGACGTGCCGCATTCCCGGGAGTGGTCCGCCCGGGTTGCCCGGGAGTTGGGGGGTGACCGCCATCCCTGGAACCACCTGCTGGACGGCCCCGACCCCGAGCAGACCTTCGACGCCCTGCTGGAGGAACGGCTGGGGCCGGGCGTGCGGGTGCTGGAGGCCGGGTGCGGTCACGGTCCGGACGCCGCTCGGTTCGGGGAAGGGGTGGCCCGCTGGGTCGCCTACGACCGCGAACCCGCCCCGCTCGACCTCGCGCGGGCGAACGCACCGGGCGCCGAGTTCCACCTCTGGGACGGACGCGGGGAGGTGCCGGGCGCCCTGGCTGGTCCCTTCGACCGGATCGTGTCCCGGCGCGGGCCAACGGGCATCATCCGCCACCTCCCCGCCGTCGCCGCGCCCGGGGCCCGGTTCCTGTACGTCGGGCCGACGCTGGACGTGCCCGGGGTGCCGGAGCGGCTGGCGGCGGTGGGCTGGGTCGTCCACGGGGAGTGGCGCGTGTCCGTGCGGGCCTGGGCCCCGACCCGCGAGGACTGGGCCACCCGCGGCGCCTGGATGGGCGAGGAGGCCCGGCGCGGCGACTGGGGGGCGCGGGCCACCGCCCGGGACCTCGCCTACCGGGAGGAGCGGTCCGTCGTGCTGGCGGGGGCGGAATGA
- a CDS encoding GNAT family N-acetyltransferase, whose protein sequence is MDGRVVALRDGYEARPISLEAYREACARLEGRIFGGGSLYAFDPPTKAPRPLGESFQWGLYHGENLIGWHHAHQQGERAVYMADTGILPEHQGKGLYTRLLPHLLDTFREAGYTLVQSHHRATNNRVIVPKLRAGFFLQGLNLYEGGVNVALTLSLDGGYREAMHVRSGFRQASGEVARRLGLGDVAGRAAQGEPVSVSLPAGTEPAFDLGDGYTVHTVSNDVYREVYAQLESCAYDTATFDWGETPRLPRPDTPTFAWLIARGGEVVGWHSARGWDERTLYMSNTALLPGHRGRGLYTRLLAHLLTTFRDEGYTVVRSHHHATNNAVLVPKLRAGFVIAGLEVNHHGVMAVLVHSFDPVYREYLDARSGLTRPKGEVARRLGLPSHSQEPHPKEKSHV, encoded by the coding sequence GTGGACGGGCGGGTAGTCGCGCTTAGGGACGGGTACGAGGCGCGGCCCATCAGCCTGGAGGCGTACCGTGAGGCGTGCGCCCGGCTGGAGGGACGCATTTTCGGCGGGGGCTCGCTGTATGCCTTCGACCCGCCGACCAAGGCGCCACGACCCCTTGGCGAAAGCTTCCAGTGGGGCCTCTACCACGGGGAGAACCTGATCGGCTGGCACCACGCCCACCAGCAAGGCGAGCGCGCGGTGTACATGGCAGATACCGGGATTCTGCCGGAGCACCAGGGGAAAGGGCTGTACACCCGGCTCCTGCCGCATCTCCTCGACACCTTCCGCGAGGCGGGCTATACCCTGGTGCAGAGCCACCACCGCGCCACCAACAACCGGGTGATCGTGCCCAAGCTGCGCGCCGGGTTCTTCCTCCAGGGACTGAACCTGTACGAGGGTGGAGTGAACGTGGCGCTGACGCTGAGCCTCGACGGTGGCTACCGGGAGGCCATGCACGTCCGCAGCGGCTTTCGGCAGGCGTCGGGCGAGGTGGCGCGGCGGCTGGGGCTGGGCGACGTGGCCGGGAGGGCGGCGCAGGGGGAGCCGGTCAGCGTGTCCCTTCCCGCCGGAACCGAGCCCGCCTTCGATCTCGGCGACGGCTACACCGTCCACACCGTCTCCAACGACGTTTACCGCGAGGTGTACGCGCAGTTGGAAAGCTGCGCCTACGACACGGCGACCTTCGACTGGGGCGAGACGCCGAGGCTGCCCCGGCCCGACACTCCGACCTTCGCGTGGCTGATCGCGCGCGGCGGCGAGGTCGTGGGCTGGCACTCCGCCCGGGGATGGGACGAGCGCACCCTGTACATGAGCAACACGGCCCTGCTGCCGGGGCACCGGGGACGCGGCCTGTACACCCGGCTCCTCGCGCACCTGCTCACCACCTTCCGGGACGAGGGCTACACCGTGGTCCGCAGTCATCACCACGCCACCAACAACGCCGTCCTCGTGCCCAAGCTGCGGGCGGGCTTCGTGATCGCCGGGCTGGAGGTCAACCACCACGGGGTGATGGCCGTCCTCGTCCATTCTTTCGATCCCGTCTACCGCGAGTATCTGGACGCTCGCAGCGGTCTGACCCGCCCGAAAGGTGAGGTGGCCCGCCGCCTCGGCCTGCCTTCGCATTCTCAGGAGCCGCACCCAAAGGAGAAGAGCCATGTCTGA
- the aguB gene encoding N-carbamoylputrescine amidase gives MSDPVTLAVIQMHMTDRLEDNVSRAEAHVRDAARQGAGVVLLPELFENLYFCQVEREDYFALAHPLDGHPFIGRFQNLAAELGVVLPLSYFERAGQAHYNSLVCIDADGSVLGNYRKTHIPDGPGYEEKYYFNPGDTGFRVWQTRFGRVGVGICWDQWYPETARVMMLQGADFLLYPTAIGSEPAEVETPNTYQMWQRAMVGHAVSNSTYVGSSNRIGTERVGDVTQTYYGHSFITDYTGELVAEFGEEEEGALTHPLDLAGARRFRAGMGFFRDRRPDLYGALLTSDGVTRRG, from the coding sequence ATGTCTGACCCCGTGACCCTCGCCGTGATCCAGATGCACATGACCGACCGGCTGGAGGACAACGTGAGCCGCGCCGAGGCGCACGTCCGGGACGCCGCGCGGCAAGGCGCCGGGGTGGTGCTGCTGCCCGAACTCTTCGAGAACCTCTACTTCTGTCAGGTGGAGCGCGAGGACTACTTCGCTCTCGCGCACCCGCTGGACGGCCACCCCTTCATCGGGCGGTTCCAGAACCTCGCCGCCGAACTCGGGGTGGTGCTGCCGCTCTCGTACTTCGAGCGGGCGGGGCAGGCGCACTACAACTCGCTGGTGTGTATCGACGCCGACGGCAGCGTGCTCGGCAACTACCGCAAGACCCACATCCCCGACGGCCCCGGCTACGAGGAGAAGTATTACTTCAACCCCGGCGACACCGGCTTCAGGGTGTGGCAGACGCGTTTCGGGCGCGTCGGCGTGGGCATCTGCTGGGACCAGTGGTACCCGGAGACCGCCCGCGTGATGATGCTCCAGGGCGCCGACTTCCTGCTCTACCCGACCGCCATCGGCTCCGAGCCCGCCGAGGTGGAGACGCCCAACACCTACCAGATGTGGCAGCGGGCGATGGTGGGCCACGCGGTCAGCAACTCGACCTACGTGGGCTCATCCAACCGCATCGGCACCGAGCGCGTCGGGGACGTGACCCAGACGTACTACGGGCACTCCTTTATCACCGACTACACGGGTGAGCTCGTGGCCGAGTTCGGCGAGGAGGAGGAAGGGGCGCTGACCCACCCCCTCGACCTCGCCGGGGCCCGCCGGTTCCGCGCCGGGATGGGCTTTTTCCGCGACCGCCGCCCGGACCTCTACGGCGCCCTGCTGACGAGCGATGGGGTGACGCGGCGGGGGTGA